In the genome of Coraliomargarita algicola, one region contains:
- a CDS encoding acylneuraminate cytidylyltransferase family protein: protein MKKNISLAIIPARGGSRGIPRKNLELIGEKPLVAHTIEHAKKAQNVDVFLVNSDDAEIRAVAESYGALTMDRPDMYAHDKILQEVDLLLKWTVETYEKAHPEEQVDIVALLYPTAPLRDVKAIDKAIELVRDQDYDSALSLYYDDSYLWQINQDGKTVRPTNYDPNKRMPRQKESWNQWVENKAVYAIKRSILFEVGRIGPKTGLVEMDKWRSIDIDNPSDLELARAVYKEKQDELDS from the coding sequence ATGAAAAAGAACATCAGCCTAGCCATCATTCCAGCTCGTGGAGGTTCTCGCGGGATTCCTCGGAAAAATTTAGAATTAATCGGCGAAAAACCACTCGTAGCACACACCATAGAGCACGCAAAAAAGGCCCAGAACGTAGATGTATTCCTAGTGAACAGCGATGATGCTGAGATTCGAGCAGTGGCTGAATCCTATGGTGCCCTAACGATGGACCGGCCGGATATGTATGCACACGACAAGATCCTACAAGAAGTGGACTTGCTCCTAAAGTGGACCGTCGAAACTTACGAAAAAGCACATCCCGAAGAGCAAGTAGATATAGTCGCATTACTGTACCCGACCGCTCCACTTCGCGACGTTAAAGCAATCGATAAAGCAATCGAGTTAGTTCGAGACCAAGACTATGACTCAGCGCTTTCCCTCTATTATGATGACTCCTATCTATGGCAGATCAATCAAGACGGAAAAACCGTTCGTCCGACAAACTACGACCCCAATAAACGCATGCCCCGACAAAAAGAATCGTGGAATCAATGGGTTGAAAATAAAGCCGTCTATGCAATTAAACGTAGTATTCTATTTGAGGTGGGACGTATCGGTCCCAAAACAGGCTTAGTTGAGATGGACAAATGGCGCTCCATAGACATCGATAACCCTAGCGATTTAGAATTAGCGAGAGCGGTCTATAAAGAAAAGCAAGACGAACTCGATTCGTAG